Proteins encoded together in one Entomobacter blattae window:
- a CDS encoding branched-chain amino acid transaminase: MTSSSSSGQKRGFIWHNGKIKPWEDATVHVSAHALHYGSSVFEGERVYKTHKGPAFFRLHAHTHRLFDSARIYEIDIDYTEEEINAACCQIVRANNMESAYVRPIIFRGAGSLGVIPKGETTVDIAILALDWGAYLGDAIHKGADVCVSSWNRVAPNTFPSWAKAGGNYLSSQLIALEAKRNGYDEGIALGHNGLLSEGAGENLFLVQNGILRTPPVSSSILAGITRDSVITLAKNMNIPVEEKELPREALYLSDEVFMVGTAAEITPVRSVDRKPVGKECPGPITKALQKAFFGIFDGSTADQWNWLTPLDTYAK, encoded by the coding sequence CTTCTTCAGGCCAAAAACGTGGCTTTATCTGGCATAATGGTAAAATTAAACCCTGGGAAGATGCTACTGTACATGTTTCGGCCCATGCCCTTCACTACGGTTCCTCAGTCTTTGAAGGGGAAAGGGTTTACAAAACCCATAAGGGACCAGCTTTTTTCCGTTTGCATGCCCATACCCACAGACTTTTTGATTCCGCTAGAATTTATGAAATTGATATTGATTATACAGAAGAAGAAATCAATGCGGCCTGTTGTCAGATTGTGCGAGCTAATAACATGGAATCAGCCTATGTCAGGCCCATTATTTTCCGTGGTGCTGGCAGTCTAGGCGTTATCCCTAAAGGAGAAACCACTGTGGATATCGCAATCCTGGCCCTAGATTGGGGCGCTTATTTGGGGGATGCCATCCACAAGGGGGCTGATGTCTGTGTATCTTCCTGGAATCGGGTGGCTCCTAACACATTTCCCAGCTGGGCTAAAGCAGGTGGCAATTACCTTTCCAGCCAACTTATTGCCTTGGAAGCCAAACGCAACGGCTATGATGAAGGTATTGCCCTTGGCCATAACGGCCTTTTAAGTGAAGGCGCTGGAGAGAACCTATTTTTAGTGCAGAATGGCATTTTACGTACTCCCCCTGTAAGTTCCAGTATTCTTGCAGGGATTACCCGTGATTCTGTGATAACCTTAGCGAAAAACATGAATATTCCGGTAGAAGAAAAAGAACTTCCCCGCGAAGCCCTCTACCTTTCCGATGAAGTATTTATGGTGGGAACCGCAGCCGAAATTACCCCTGTCCGTTCTGTTGACCGCAAACCTGTTGGCAAGGAGTGCCCAGGGCCTATCACCAAGGCCCTTCAAAAAGCATTTTTTGGCATTTTCGATGGATCAACAGCTGACCAATGGAACTGGCTGACCCCGCTGGATACCTATGCGAAATAA
- the leuC gene encoding 3-isopropylmalate dehydratase large subunit, which translates to MAQPRTLFEKIWANHEIVPETPQTPAMLYIDLHLIHEVTSPQAFTELRRRGLKVRRPERVLATMDHSTPTLPATENGEPLYANPQTKKQVEMLEKNCAEFGIQLYGWNSKERGIVHVLSPEIGATQPGMTIVCGDSHTSTHGAFGALAFGIGTTEVGHVLATQCLLQRRPKTFAIYLDGKLQDGVGAKDMILHIIKEIGMDGGTGYVLEYKGEAVEALSMEGRMTMCNMSIEAGARAGLIAPDETTFTWLKGRPRAPQGADWDKAVEQWKQLRSDPDAVYDREIHIDASSIRPTITYGTNPAMAIDITAPTPSARNALEQRALDYMHTTPGQTMLGTHVDVVFVGSCTNGRLPDLREAANILKGKKIASHVRMLIVPGSGQIKEQAEQEGLDKIFQDAGAEWREAGCSMCLGMNGDIAQPGQLVVSTSNRNFEGRQGAGARTVLASPATAATSAIAGKITVPETYKGVA; encoded by the coding sequence ATGGCCCAACCCCGCACATTATTTGAAAAAATATGGGCAAATCATGAAATTGTCCCAGAAACACCCCAAACCCCCGCCATGTTATATATCGACCTGCATCTTATCCACGAAGTAACCAGTCCACAGGCTTTTACTGAGCTACGCCGTAGGGGATTAAAGGTTCGCCGCCCCGAGCGTGTGCTGGCCACAATGGATCACTCCACTCCCACTCTGCCTGCTACAGAAAACGGGGAGCCTCTCTATGCCAACCCCCAGACCAAAAAACAGGTAGAAATGCTGGAGAAAAACTGTGCTGAGTTTGGTATTCAACTCTATGGATGGAACAGTAAGGAGCGTGGGATCGTCCACGTTCTCAGTCCAGAAATTGGAGCCACACAGCCGGGTATGACCATTGTTTGTGGAGATAGCCACACTTCGACACATGGGGCTTTTGGAGCTTTGGCTTTTGGAATTGGCACGACAGAAGTGGGTCACGTGTTAGCAACCCAATGCCTCTTACAACGCCGCCCCAAAACCTTTGCCATTTATTTAGATGGAAAATTACAGGATGGGGTGGGTGCCAAAGACATGATCCTGCATATTATCAAGGAAATAGGGATGGATGGCGGTACAGGCTACGTCCTTGAATATAAAGGAGAGGCCGTCGAAGCACTTTCTATGGAAGGCCGCATGACCATGTGCAACATGTCTATTGAAGCCGGAGCGAGAGCAGGACTTATAGCGCCAGATGAAACCACTTTCACCTGGTTAAAAGGCCGGCCACGTGCCCCTCAAGGAGCAGACTGGGACAAAGCTGTGGAACAGTGGAAGCAGCTGCGTTCAGACCCCGATGCCGTTTATGACCGCGAAATTCACATTGATGCGAGCAGCATTAGACCCACAATTACCTATGGCACCAACCCCGCCATGGCGATTGATATCACTGCCCCTACCCCATCAGCACGCAATGCGCTTGAGCAACGTGCCCTAGACTATATGCATACCACCCCTGGGCAAACCATGCTTGGCACCCATGTTGATGTGGTTTTTGTAGGGAGTTGTACCAACGGCCGCCTGCCTGATCTGCGTGAAGCAGCCAATATCCTAAAAGGCAAAAAAATTGCCTCCCACGTCCGTATGCTCATTGTGCCAGGCTCTGGGCAAATTAAGGAACAGGCCGAGCAAGAAGGGCTAGACAAAATTTTTCAGGACGCTGGAGCAGAATGGCGCGAGGCCGGTTGTTCTATGTGTTTGGGTATGAATGGCGATATCGCTCAACCTGGCCAGCTCGTGGTCAGTACCTCAAACCGTAATTTTGAAGGCCGCCAAGGGGCAGGTGCCCGCACAGTTCTTGCCAGCCCCGCAACAGCTGCAACCTCTGCCATTGCTGGAAAAATTACCGTTCCTGAAACCTACAAAGGAGTAGCCTGA
- the leuD gene encoding 3-isopropylmalate dehydratase small subunit: MKPIQEVKSRTAVLADENIDTDRIIPARFLTTTENTALGEHCFEDWRYLPDGTHNPDFPLNKPEASQCTILVAGRNFGCGSSREHAPWALLEYGIRAVISNEIADIFRNNALKNGLLALVVDDDAHKFLLNNPGTLTTINLAEQTITIGNLRTVSFTIDSFTKHCLMQGIDQMGFLLQNAQKISEYEQKKKGQFI, from the coding sequence ATGAAACCCATTCAAGAGGTTAAGTCTCGTACAGCAGTTCTTGCCGATGAAAATATTGACACAGACCGTATTATCCCCGCTCGGTTTCTGACCACCACTGAAAACACAGCCCTGGGTGAACATTGCTTTGAAGATTGGCGTTATCTGCCTGACGGAACCCATAACCCTGATTTTCCCCTCAATAAACCAGAGGCCTCTCAATGCACTATTTTGGTTGCTGGACGAAATTTTGGGTGTGGCTCTTCTCGTGAACATGCCCCTTGGGCGTTGCTCGAATATGGCATTCGGGCCGTAATCAGCAACGAAATTGCCGATATTTTCAGAAATAATGCCTTAAAAAATGGCCTTCTTGCGCTTGTTGTGGATGATGATGCCCATAAGTTCCTTTTAAATAATCCTGGCACACTCACTACTATCAACCTCGCAGAACAAACCATTACCATTGGTAATCTCCGTACTGTATCCTTTACGATTGATAGTTTTACAAAACATTGCCTTATGCAAGGGATCGACCAAATGGGGTTTCTTCTGCAAAATGCACAAAAAATTTCAGAGTATGAACAAAAAAAGAAAGGGCAATTTATATGA
- the leuB gene encoding 3-isopropylmalate dehydrogenase, whose protein sequence is MKANIVTLPGDGIGPEIVTSAVNILKEIAKIYNHDFSFEEHLIGGAAIDATGNPLPKQTLLACQKADAVLLGAVGGPKWAHLSNVRPEQGLLALRKALNLFANIRPIHTYDALLSLSSLKEEKIKGVDFIFVRELTGGAYFGKKTRTEKTATDETLYTVEEIERVSRKAFELAHTRRKHLTSVDKANVLETSRLWRETISQVAQDYPDVKLEHQLVDSMAMMLLINPAHYDVIVTENLFGDILTDECAALSGSLGLLPSASLGKESIGLYEPIHGSAPDIAGKNIANPIGTILSVSLLLQYSLGLVNEAIQIEKAVNLLTQHGPLTADLGGNAYTTEITKAVINNLHR, encoded by the coding sequence ATGAAAGCCAATATCGTAACACTACCTGGGGATGGTATTGGCCCAGAGATCGTCACATCGGCTGTCAATATTCTTAAAGAAATTGCCAAAATCTACAACCACGATTTTTCTTTCGAAGAACATCTTATTGGGGGCGCTGCCATTGATGCAACTGGCAACCCCCTGCCGAAACAAACCCTTCTCGCCTGCCAAAAGGCAGATGCTGTCCTTCTGGGGGCCGTAGGGGGCCCTAAATGGGCTCATCTTTCGAATGTTCGACCAGAACAAGGGCTACTCGCCCTCCGCAAAGCCCTCAATCTTTTTGCTAATATTCGCCCCATTCATACTTATGATGCCCTTCTTTCTCTTTCTTCCCTTAAGGAAGAAAAAATTAAAGGGGTTGATTTTATTTTCGTTAGAGAGCTGACAGGGGGTGCCTATTTTGGCAAAAAAACACGCACCGAAAAAACTGCAACCGATGAAACCCTTTACACCGTAGAGGAAATTGAACGCGTCTCCAGAAAAGCCTTTGAATTAGCACACACACGCCGTAAACACCTTACCTCAGTCGATAAAGCCAATGTTCTTGAAACCTCACGCCTCTGGCGGGAAACCATAAGCCAGGTTGCCCAAGATTACCCTGATGTAAAGCTAGAGCATCAGTTAGTTGACTCTATGGCGATGATGCTCCTCATAAACCCTGCTCACTATGATGTAATTGTTACGGAAAACCTTTTTGGTGACATTCTTACCGATGAATGCGCAGCTCTTAGCGGCTCTCTTGGTCTTCTCCCTTCTGCTTCACTCGGCAAAGAAAGTATTGGCCTTTATGAACCTATTCACGGTTCTGCTCCCGATATCGCAGGAAAAAATATAGCCAATCCTATTGGAACCATATTATCTGTAAGCTTATTATTACAATACAGCCTTGGCTTAGTAAACGAAGCTATACAAATTGAAAAAGCCGTTAATCTTCTAACCCAACATGGCCCTTTAACAGCAGATCTTGGCGGGAATGCCTATACTACAGAGATAACAAAAGCTGTTATCAACAATCTACATCGTTAG
- the clpB gene encoding ATP-dependent chaperone ClpB, with translation MDFQKLTERSRGFLQAAQTIALREFHQQLTPEHLLKALLDDEEGAASSLIRAAGGDPAKAKQAIDAAIEKIPKVHGAGAGQPQATPDFVRLLDSAYQAAQKAGDEYLAQDRLLAGIAASSTTAGKVLKEAGVTAKSLEQAIATIRKGRNVNSENAEANFDALKKYARDVTEIARQGKLDPVIGRDEEIRRAIQVLARRTKNNPVLIGEPGVGKTAIVEGLALRIVNGDVPEALKNKKLLSLDLGALVAGAKYRGEFEERLKAVLKEVEEAAGEIILFIDEMHTIVGAGRSDGAMDASNLIKPELARGTLHCIGATTLDEYRKYIEKDAALARRFQPVFVGEPSVADTISILRGIKEKYELHHGVRITDNALVAAATLSNRYITDRFLPDKAIDLIDEASSRLRMQVDSKPEELDELDRRVIQLKIEREALKKESDSASKERLLTLEAELAGLEEQSNAMNAAWHLEKERVNTTQKIQEQIDQARSEIEVAQRKGDLARASELMYSVIPGLEAELEKNRQDTNEEGSGLVNEAVTEQAVAAVVSRWTGVPVDRMLEGERAKLLRMEDELRRSVVGQEPALKAVANAVRRARAGLQDPNRPIGSFLFLGPTGVGKTELTKALARFLFDDEKALLRIDMSEFMEKHAVSRLIGAPPGYVGYDEGGVLTEAVRRRPYQVILFDEVEKAHEDIFNVLLQVLDDGRLTDGQGRTVDFRNTIIILTSNLGSDLLANQPDGESTDLVHAQVMRVVRDHFRPEFLNRLDEIILFSRLQKSDMAKIVEIQISRLDSLLAERKISLVLDDSARNWLANQGYDPIYGARPLKRVIQRSLQNPLAELILQGIVYDGQEVRVSTEGGDLTIDGKKVSQIEAT, from the coding sequence ATGGATTTTCAAAAACTTACAGAACGCTCGCGTGGATTTTTACAAGCTGCTCAAACCATTGCTTTAAGGGAATTTCATCAGCAGCTTACACCCGAGCATCTTCTTAAAGCTTTATTAGATGATGAGGAAGGGGCGGCCTCCTCCCTGATTCGAGCTGCTGGGGGGGATCCCGCAAAGGCCAAACAGGCTATTGATGCCGCGATAGAAAAAATCCCCAAAGTTCACGGAGCTGGGGCAGGCCAGCCTCAAGCCACGCCCGATTTTGTGCGCCTGTTAGATTCAGCCTATCAGGCAGCCCAAAAAGCTGGTGATGAGTATCTGGCACAAGATAGGCTTTTAGCGGGGATAGCAGCCTCATCGACGACGGCAGGGAAGGTGCTGAAAGAGGCAGGGGTAACGGCTAAGTCACTTGAGCAGGCCATTGCTACTATCCGTAAGGGCAGAAATGTTAATAGTGAGAATGCTGAGGCCAATTTTGATGCCTTGAAGAAATATGCCCGTGATGTCACAGAAATTGCCCGTCAGGGAAAGCTTGATCCCGTCATTGGCCGTGATGAAGAAATTCGTAGGGCCATTCAGGTCCTTGCGCGTCGTACAAAAAACAACCCCGTTCTCATCGGTGAGCCCGGCGTGGGAAAAACAGCCATTGTTGAAGGGTTGGCCCTGCGTATTGTCAACGGCGATGTGCCGGAAGCGCTTAAAAATAAAAAACTTCTTTCGCTGGATCTTGGTGCCTTGGTTGCTGGGGCTAAGTATCGGGGAGAGTTCGAGGAACGCCTTAAAGCTGTTCTGAAGGAAGTAGAAGAAGCCGCTGGCGAGATTATCCTTTTCATTGATGAAATGCATACCATTGTGGGAGCAGGTCGTTCTGATGGTGCCATGGATGCTTCCAATCTCATTAAACCCGAGCTTGCGCGGGGTACCCTTCATTGTATTGGAGCAACGACTCTGGATGAATATCGTAAATATATTGAGAAGGATGCTGCTCTTGCCCGTCGTTTTCAGCCTGTTTTTGTAGGTGAACCCTCGGTGGCTGATACAATTTCAATCCTGCGGGGGATTAAGGAAAAATACGAACTTCATCATGGCGTCAGGATTACCGATAATGCTTTAGTCGCTGCTGCTACTCTTTCAAATCGGTATATTACCGATCGCTTCTTGCCTGATAAAGCTATAGACTTGATTGATGAAGCAAGCAGTCGGCTGAGAATGCAGGTTGATAGTAAGCCAGAAGAACTTGATGAGTTGGATCGCAGGGTTATACAGCTGAAAATTGAGCGTGAGGCCCTTAAAAAAGAGAGTGATTCTGCAAGTAAGGAGCGTTTATTAACGCTAGAAGCTGAGCTTGCTGGGCTTGAAGAACAGTCCAATGCGATGAATGCTGCATGGCATTTGGAAAAAGAGCGTGTCAATACCACCCAAAAAATTCAGGAGCAGATTGATCAAGCACGCTCAGAGATAGAAGTTGCTCAGCGTAAGGGTGACCTCGCCCGTGCTTCAGAGCTGATGTATAGCGTTATTCCAGGTCTTGAGGCTGAGCTTGAAAAAAACCGCCAGGATACGAACGAAGAAGGATCAGGGCTGGTTAATGAGGCAGTGACGGAACAAGCCGTGGCCGCTGTTGTTTCTCGTTGGACAGGGGTGCCTGTTGATCGCATGTTGGAAGGAGAACGCGCCAAGCTTTTGCGTATGGAAGATGAGCTCCGTAGAAGTGTAGTCGGTCAGGAACCCGCCTTAAAAGCTGTAGCCAATGCCGTTAGGCGCGCTCGTGCGGGTCTGCAAGACCCCAACCGTCCTATAGGGTCCTTCCTGTTTTTAGGCCCTACAGGGGTGGGTAAAACTGAGCTTACTAAAGCTTTGGCACGTTTTCTGTTTGATGATGAAAAGGCGCTTTTACGCATTGATATGAGCGAGTTCATGGAAAAACATGCCGTCTCGCGTCTTATTGGTGCCCCTCCAGGCTATGTAGGGTATGATGAGGGCGGTGTGCTAACCGAGGCAGTCAGGCGGCGGCCTTATCAGGTCATCTTGTTCGATGAGGTTGAAAAAGCGCATGAAGATATTTTCAATGTGCTCTTGCAGGTTCTTGATGATGGACGTTTAACAGATGGCCAAGGCCGGACAGTCGATTTTCGGAATACAATCATTATTCTTACCAGTAACCTCGGTTCTGATCTTCTTGCTAATCAACCCGATGGAGAATCAACCGATCTTGTTCATGCCCAGGTTATGCGCGTGGTGCGGGATCATTTTCGTCCAGAATTTCTGAACCGTCTGGATGAGATTATATTATTTTCTCGCCTGCAGAAGAGCGATATGGCCAAAATTGTTGAGATTCAAATTTCTCGCCTCGATTCGTTATTGGCAGAGCGAAAAATCTCTTTGGTGTTAGATGATTCGGCTCGTAATTGGCTTGCCAATCAGGGATATGACCCAATTTATGGGGCTCGCCCATTAAAGCGTGTTATTCAGCGGAGCTTACAGAATCCACTGGCCGAACTTATTCTTCAAGGCATTGTCTATGATGGGCAAGAGGTGAGAGTCTCTACCGAAGGGGGTGATTTGACAATTGATGGTAAGAAAGTCAGCCAGATAGAGGCAACCTAA
- the radA gene encoding DNA repair protein RadA gives MAKKPSLHYVCQTCGAVYAKWQGHCEACGEWNTIQEEQVILSVGGAKGNVKGNKLVFSDLLGEEAPLLRLKTGIEEFDRVLGGGLVPSSAVLLGGDPGIGKSTLLLQAACAVAENKKRVFYISGEESIDQIRLRARRLGLREAPLELAATIRVADIVATLGSEKGIGVVIIDSIQTMWMDTVESAPGTVTQVRSSAFELIRIAKQRGFALLFVGHVTKEGALAGPRVLEHMVDAVLYFEGDRGHQFRILRAAKNRFGATDEIGVFTMTDKGLEEVKNPSALFLAERRGNIAGSAVFAGIEGTRPVLLEVQALLSARSTEGNPRRSVVGWDNARLNMLLAVLESRCGLKLGQADVYLNIAGGLRVSEPAADLAVAAAIVSAAARKPVAANTVFFGEIGLSGEVRQVSQPALRLREAAKLGFEKGVLPRRIAPARHAKFSSPTGMMLEEIGHIKDLVQQFSATLREEIE, from the coding sequence ATGGCCAAAAAACCTTCGTTACACTATGTCTGCCAAACGTGCGGTGCTGTGTATGCGAAATGGCAAGGCCATTGTGAGGCCTGTGGAGAATGGAATACCATCCAAGAGGAACAAGTGATTCTTTCTGTTGGAGGGGCTAAGGGGAATGTAAAAGGGAACAAGCTCGTTTTTTCCGACTTGCTGGGCGAGGAAGCTCCCCTCTTACGGCTTAAAACAGGAATAGAAGAGTTTGATCGTGTTTTAGGCGGTGGCTTGGTTCCTTCTTCGGCCGTTTTGTTAGGAGGAGATCCTGGAATTGGGAAATCCACCTTATTATTACAGGCAGCGTGTGCTGTAGCCGAAAATAAGAAGCGTGTTTTTTATATCTCAGGGGAAGAGTCAATCGACCAAATACGCTTGCGCGCCCGTCGATTAGGGTTGAGGGAAGCTCCCTTGGAACTGGCAGCGACCATTCGAGTTGCTGATATTGTCGCAACCTTGGGCAGTGAAAAAGGTATTGGTGTGGTTATTATCGATTCTATCCAAACAATGTGGATGGATACCGTAGAAAGTGCCCCAGGTACGGTTACCCAAGTGCGGAGCTCGGCATTTGAGCTCATCCGTATTGCCAAGCAAAGAGGCTTTGCTCTGCTGTTTGTAGGCCACGTCACCAAAGAGGGTGCCTTGGCAGGGCCTAGGGTTTTGGAACATATGGTTGATGCAGTATTGTATTTTGAAGGCGATAGAGGGCATCAGTTCCGTATTTTGCGGGCTGCGAAAAACCGTTTTGGGGCGACGGATGAAATAGGTGTTTTTACCATGACAGATAAAGGGTTGGAGGAAGTTAAAAACCCTTCGGCCCTGTTTTTAGCGGAGCGCCGTGGTAATATTGCCGGGTCTGCTGTTTTTGCAGGTATTGAAGGAACTCGTCCTGTTTTACTGGAAGTACAGGCTTTACTTTCAGCCCGCTCAACGGAAGGAAATCCGAGACGCTCTGTTGTAGGGTGGGATAATGCTCGGTTGAATATGCTTCTTGCCGTGCTAGAAAGTCGTTGTGGGTTAAAGCTTGGCCAGGCAGATGTTTATTTGAATATTGCCGGTGGGTTAAGAGTTAGCGAACCTGCAGCAGACCTTGCTGTAGCGGCAGCGATTGTTTCGGCAGCAGCCCGTAAGCCTGTGGCGGCCAATACCGTATTTTTTGGTGAGATTGGTCTTTCTGGCGAGGTACGCCAAGTTAGTCAGCCTGCTTTACGCTTGCGGGAAGCTGCCAAGCTAGGGTTTGAAAAGGGTGTGCTTCCTCGGCGCATTGCTCCAGCCAGACACGCAAAATTTTCAAGTCCCACCGGTATGATGCTCGAGGAAATAGGCCATATTAAAGATTTGGTACAGCAGTTTTCTGCCACATTGAGAGAAGAAATCGAGTAA
- a CDS encoding ABC transporter ATP-binding protein yields the protein MVGSIPKIRIRGLTKSFGTKAVLQGIDLDVMEGTSFVVIGGSGSGKSVLLRCILGLITPDSGLIEIDGVNILEQPTARRDAITEQIGMLFQNGALFDSLKVWENVAFGLLAKKPGKTPMSRTAARQRANEVLEQVGLDSSVGDLSPAELSGGMQKRVGLARAIAGVPDILFFDEPTTGLDPIMGAVIDGLIVDCVKKLGSTAIAITHDMASAQRIGDQAAMLFQGKLIWQGAASTLLNSGNPWVDQFTHGRREGPIKMELRR from the coding sequence ATGGTAGGATCTATCCCCAAAATCCGTATTCGTGGGTTAACAAAATCTTTCGGCACTAAGGCTGTATTACAAGGAATAGACCTTGATGTCATGGAAGGTACCTCTTTTGTGGTTATTGGTGGCTCGGGGAGTGGAAAATCTGTTTTATTACGGTGTATCTTGGGATTAATTACGCCTGATAGCGGATTGATAGAGATTGATGGGGTGAATATTCTTGAACAACCTACAGCTCGAAGGGATGCGATAACCGAACAGATTGGTATGTTGTTTCAAAATGGTGCTTTGTTTGACAGTCTGAAAGTTTGGGAGAATGTGGCCTTTGGCTTGCTGGCCAAAAAGCCTGGGAAAACACCTATGTCGCGTACGGCAGCACGTCAGCGTGCGAATGAGGTTTTAGAGCAGGTTGGCCTGGATTCCTCAGTGGGTGATCTTTCTCCGGCTGAACTTTCTGGGGGTATGCAGAAAAGGGTAGGTTTAGCCCGTGCTATCGCAGGGGTACCCGATATTTTGTTTTTTGATGAGCCGACAACCGGTTTAGATCCTATTATGGGTGCTGTGATTGATGGGTTGATTGTCGATTGTGTTAAAAAATTGGGTTCTACAGCCATTGCCATTACGCATGATATGGCTTCTGCCCAACGGATTGGAGATCAAGCAGCGATGCTTTTTCAGGGAAAGCTCATCTGGCAGGGAGCTGCATCGACACTTCTTAACAGTGGTAATCCGTGGGTGGATCAGTTTACTCATGGTCGACGGGAAGGGCCTATTAAAATGGAATTACGTCGATAA
- a CDS encoding MlaE family ABC transporter permease, with the protein MITALGKAALNSVQAAGAIALFGLNGVSHFVRPPFYWRAFFSNLVEVGFFSLPVVALTAIFSGGVIALQSYTGFAQFHVKSAIANIVVLAVTRELGPVLAGLMVAGRVGAAMAAEIGTMRVTDQIDALKTLSTNPMKYLVAPRLMAGLIALPLLVIVADILGVMGGFIVSVVKLDFMPSLYINATLDALKPDDVMVGLVKAAVFGFIIALMGCYKGYYSKGGAEGVGAATRTAVVSSSILLLAFDYLLTDVFFAQ; encoded by the coding sequence ATGATTACTGCCTTGGGGAAAGCAGCCTTGAATTCGGTTCAGGCTGCAGGGGCGATCGCTTTATTTGGCCTTAATGGTGTTTCTCATTTTGTAAGGCCGCCATTTTACTGGCGGGCATTTTTTTCTAACCTGGTGGAGGTAGGGTTTTTCTCCCTGCCAGTTGTTGCCCTTACGGCGATATTTTCTGGGGGAGTCATTGCCCTACAATCCTATACAGGGTTTGCTCAGTTTCATGTGAAAAGTGCTATTGCCAATATTGTGGTTTTGGCTGTAACGCGTGAGTTGGGGCCAGTCTTGGCGGGCCTGATGGTTGCTGGCCGTGTCGGGGCCGCAATGGCTGCTGAGATTGGCACCATGCGGGTTACAGATCAAATTGATGCCTTAAAAACACTTTCCACAAACCCGATGAAGTATCTGGTTGCTCCACGTCTTATGGCTGGCCTTATTGCCTTGCCCTTGCTGGTGATTGTGGCGGATATTTTAGGGGTCATGGGTGGGTTTATTGTCTCTGTTGTCAAGCTGGACTTTATGCCTAGTCTCTATATTAACGCCACCTTGGATGCTCTTAAGCCTGATGATGTTATGGTGGGTTTGGTTAAGGCTGCGGTTTTTGGATTTATTATAGCCCTTATGGGGTGTTATAAAGGATATTATAGTAAAGGTGGGGCAGAAGGGGTTGGTGCTGCTACTCGTACAGCGGTGGTCTCTTCTTCCATTTTACTCCTTGCTTTTGATTATCTGCTGACCGATGTATTTTTTGCCCAGTAA